One region of Kwoniella newhampshirensis strain CBS 13917 chromosome 6, whole genome shotgun sequence genomic DNA includes:
- a CDS encoding L-aminoadipate-semialdehyde dehydrogenase yields the protein MSTVQNGVSEDELKLRLGRWTQRLGALPSLALPTDYPRPTPAKLVESFQTMSIPQTLTTTLMRLTIEFSTIFPASPLPTPYHILLTSFAILLFRYTPDPSLVVCTSAPGTTQPLLLKLDIATEMTFFDVLRQIMEREQQAADDAVPITKLVDHIKPEGPLFRVRFFDSTQVEQDPSTSLTTDLTLFLLASPSDTPATRTSIPPLYLRLAYNSLLFTQSRISAMLESLLQLLSAAAAREASHPLGSLPIRTQTQTAALPDPVADLDWCGFVGAIPDIFSANAKAHPDRVCVVQSELADGQTIMDGPSRGRRTFTYRQIDEASNVVAHALLKNGLERGEVVMVYAARSVEMLVCVMGILKAGGVFSVVDPAYPPSRQTVYLSVSTPRALLIIASAGTLSPTVSDYISENLSLRLLVPAISLSSEGAVSGSRVGETDILEPFQQYAQTSAGVVLGPDSPATLSFTSGSTGIPKGVKGRHFSLTHFFPWMGKRFELDGTSKFTMLSGIAHDPIQRDMFTPLFLGAQLHVPTADDIGTPGRLAEWMAESEVTVTHLTPAMGQLLSAQATRQIPTLKHAFFVGDVLTKRDCTRLQSLAKNVRIINMYGTTETQRAVSYFLIPSVNEDMTFLTTQKDLIPSGQGMIDVQLLVVNRTDRNVPCAVGEMGEIYVRSGGLAEGYLDPSATAEKFVTNWFGENVERPDTLAKSDPEAAKHWFGIRDRMYRSGDLGRYLPDGRVEVTGRADDQIKIRGFRIELGEIDTHLSRHPLVRENVTLVRRDKDEEKVLVSYFVPVDGDELSGLMSSSEADGIEEVDLKTEMIKGVKRYRRLIKDIREYLKKKLPSYSVPAVYFPLHKLPLNPNGKIDKPVLPFPDTSLLLPSSSATNTDMTPTQKTIHDIWLRLLPSPPPLVALDENFFDMGGHSILATRLIFEVRKAFVVNAPLGLVFDKPTIAGQAAEIDLLRNADLGVGEDSGKELSKQDAYAADLEPLVKNLPDFDPLPADFATKELTVFLTGATGFLGAFILKDLLSRRVKKVICLVRAKNSEQGVQRLRDSGEGRGVWDEKWITDGRVEAVIGDLAEEKFGLSSSEWDRIAEEADSVLHNGAIVHWVYPYAKLRAANVLSTVTALNFCASHHSKQFSFISTSAVLDNEQFVRKADELVSLGGQGLLEDDDLEEGRTGLEGGYGQSKWVAEKVIMEAGKKGLSGWILRPAYILGDSKTAVSNTDDFIWRMVKGCLQLGLIPDINNSVNLTPVNHVALLASLSTLSSSPTSAFNILHVRGHPTIRFNDLLGALSTYGYEVTQVEYVHWRTKLEQHVLETQDNALFPLLHFVLDDLPTSTKSAELDDRNAQALASSAGENKTAGVDEDLIGLYIAWLVRVGFMEEPKKKGKKTLPILQGGAMKAIGRTTAGVV from the exons ATGTCGACGGTCCAGAACGGTGTGAGCGAAGACGAGCTCAAGCTCCGTCTGGGTCGATGGACCCAGCGCTTGGGAGCTTTGCCCAGCTTGGCACTCCCAACCGACTATCCTAGACCGA CTCCTGCTAAGCTTGTCGAGTCGTTCCAAACCATGTCGATTCCCCAGACGCTCACAACGACGCTTATGAGACTCACTATCGAGttctccaccatctttccagcatctcctctccccaccCCTTATCATATCCTCTTGACTTCCTTCGCCATCCTCCTGTTCCGATACACTCCCGATCCGTCGCTTGTCGTCTGCACGTCTGCACCCGGCACAACCCAGCCCCTCTTGTTGAAGCTTGATATCGCTACGGAGATGACGTTCTTTGACGTCTTGCGACAGATcatggagagagaacaaCAAGCAGCAGATGACGCTGTGCCGATCACCAAATTGGTAGATCACATCAAGCCAGAGGGACCGCTCTTCCGGGTCAGGTTCTTCGACTCCACACAAGTCGAGCAAGATCCGTCTACGTCTCTGACAACAGATCTCacactcttccttctcgcttcACCCTCCGATACTCCCGCGACAAGAACGTCTATTCCTCCTCTATACCTTCGACTGGCATACAATTCGCTTCTCTTCACGCAAAGTCGAATATCGGCAATGCTGGaatctctcctccaactGCTATCGGCCGCTGCAGCTCGAGAAgcttcccatcctctcgGTTCTCTGCCTATCCGGACTCAAACCCAGACAGCCGCTTTACCAGATCCGGTTGCAGATCTAGATTGGTGCGGTTTCGTCGGTGCTATACCCGATATCTTCTCGGCCAACGCGAAGGCTCATCCTGATAGAGTGTGTGTCGTGCAGAGCGAGCTAGCAGATGGTCAGACAATCATGGATGGACCtagcagaggaaggaggactTTCACCTATAGACAGATAGATGAGGCGAGTAACGTCGTCGCTCACGCTCTCCTCAAGAACGGTTTAGAAAGGGGCGAGGTCGTCATGGTTTATGCTGCTAGAAGCGTGGAGATGTTGGTCTGTGTGATGGGTATCTTGAAGGCTGGTGGTGTGTTCTCCGTagtcg ACCCCGCGtatcctccatctcgtcagACTGTCTACCTATCAGTATCCACCCCTCGTGCacttctcatcatcgccagTGCTGGTACTCTCTCCCCGACTGTCAGCGACTACATCTCCGAGAATCTCTCCCTTCGACTCCTCGTGCCCGCGATAAGTTTGTCCTCCGAAGGAGCAGTGAGCGGATCTCGTGTCGGGGAAACAGATATTCTGGAGCCATTCCAACAATATGCTCAAACCTCAGCCGGAGTCGTTCTCGGCCCGGACTCACCGGCGACACTGTCTTTCACTTCGGGAAGTACGGGTATTCCCAAGGGCGTCAAGGGCAGACATTTCAGTTTGACGCACTTCTTCCCCTGGATGGGCAAGCGGTTCGAGCTAGACGGGACTTCCAAGTTCACAATGCTTAGTGGTATCGCCCACGACCCTATTCAACGTGATA TGTTCACACCTCTGTTCCTCGGTGCCCAGCTTCACGTCCCTACTGCAGATGACATTGGTACACCGGGTCGATTGGCCGAGTGGATGGCGGAAAGCGAAGTCACTGTGACACACTTGACACCAG CGATGGGTCAGCTTCTGTCCGCTCAAGCTACTCGTCAGATCCCCACTCTCAAACATGCCTTCTTCGTAGGTGACGTCCTTACCAAGCGAGACTGTACGCGACTACAATCGTTGGCCAAGAACGTCCGAATCATCAACATGTACGGTACGACTGAGACTCAACGAGCTGTGTCCTACTTCCTCATCCCGAGTGTGAACGAGGACATGACTTTCCTGACTACGCAAAAGGACTTGATTCCTTCCGGTCAAGGCATGATCGATGTGCAACTTCTTGTCGTCAACAGGACTGATCGAAACGTGCCCTGTGCCGTtggtgagatgggagagatcTACGTTCGATCTGGTGGTCTGGCTGAGGGCTATCTTGACCCTTCAGCAACCGCTGAAAAGTTCGTCACCAACTGGTTCGGTGAAAATGTCGAACGACCAGACACACTGGCCAAGTCCGACCCAGAGGCCGCCAAACACTGGTTTGGTATTCGAGATCGAATGTATCGAAGTGGAGATCTGGGTCGATATCTGCCCGACGGTCGAGTCGAAGTCACTGGTCGCGCGGACGATCAAATCAAGATTCGTGGATTCCGTATCGAGCTGGGTGAGATCGACACGCATCTGAGTCGTCACCCGCTTGTTCGAGAAAACGTCACTCTGGTCCGAAGAgacaaggacgaagagaaggttCTCGTCAGCTACTTTGTACCCGTTGACGGCGACGAGTTGAGCGGGTTGATGAGTTCGAGTGAAGCGGACGggatcgaggaggtggaccTCAAAACGGAAATGATCAAGGGTGTCAAGAGGTATCGTCGACTTATCAAGGATATCCGAGAGTATctcaagaagaagttgCCGAGTTACAGTGTACCGGCAGTGTACTTCCCGCTACACAAGCTTCCCCTCAACCCCAACGGAAAAATCGACAAACCtgttcttcccttccccgACACTTCGTTGTtacttccttcttcctcggctACAAATACCGACATGACACCTACACAGAAGACGATACACGATATCTGGCTTCGGCTGTTACCCTCTCCGCCACCTCTCGTAGCACTGGACGAGAATTTCTTTGACATGGGAGGACACTCTATCCTCGCGACGAGACTGATTTTCGAGGTCCGAAAGGCATTCGTGGTCAACGCTCCGCTGGGCTTGGTATTCGACAAGCCGACCATTGCCGGTCAAGCTGCCGAAATTGATCTGCTCAGAAACGCTGATCTCGGTGTCGGAGAGGACAGCGGGAAGGAGTTGTCTAAGCAAGACGCGTATGCGGCGGATCTGGAACCCCTGGTCAAGAACTTGCCCGActtcgatcctcttcccgcGGACTTTGCTACTAAGGAACTCACCGTGTTCCTGACCGGTGCGACTGGTTTCTTGGGTGccttcatcctcaaagACTTGCTTTCCAGGCGTGTCAAGAAGGTGATTTGTCTTGTCCGAGCGAAGAATTCAGAACAAGGCGTGCAAAGATTAAGGGATAGTGgtgaaggtcgaggagtTTGGGATGAGAAATGGATCACAGACGGTCGCGTGGAGGCTGTCATTGGTGACCTTGCAGAGGAGAAATTTGGTCTATCGTCTTCGGAGTGGGATCGAATTGCCGAGGAAGCGGATTCGGTCCTGCACAACGGAGCTATCGTGCATTGGGTCTACCCCTACGCCAAGCTCAGGGCTGCCAATGTACTCTCGACTGTGACAGCTCTTAATTTCTGTGCTTCGCATCACTCGAAGCAGTTCTCGTTCATCTCGACAAGTGCTGTGTTGGACAACGAGCAATTCGTCCGAAAAGCAGACGAGCTTGTGTCTCTCGGTGGTCAGGGTCttctggaagatgatgatctaGAAGAAGGTAGGACCGGACTGGAAGGTGGATATGGTCAGAGCAAATGGGTGGCGGAGAAGGTCATCATGGAGGCGGGCAAGAAGGGTTTGTCTGGTTGGATATTGAGACCTGCATATATCTTGGGTGATTCAAAGActgctg TTTCGAACACCGATGACTTCATCTGGCGAATGGTCAAGGGATGTCTCCAACTTGGTCTCATCCCTGATATCAACAACTCGGTCAATCTTACTCCAGTCAACCATGTGGCTCTTCTCGCGTCGCTTTCCAcgctgtcttcttcccctaCCTCCGCTTTCAATATCCTGCATGTTCGTGGTCACCCCACCATTCGATTCAACGACTTGCTCGGTGCCCTGTCAACGTACGGATACGAGGTCACGCAAGTAGAATACGTCCACTGGCGTACCAAGCTTGAACAGCACGTACTTGAAACGCAAGATAATGCTCTTTTCCCCTTACTGCATTTCGTCTTGGACGACTTGCCTACCAGTACCAAATCTGCCGAATTGGACGACCGTAATGCTCAAGCATTAGCATCTTCTGCTGGGGAGAACAAGACAGCGGGCGTGGATGAAGATCTGATCGGACTGTATATTGCCTGGTTGGTCAGAGTCGGTTTCATGGAGgaaccgaagaagaaggggaagaagacttTGCCGATACTGCAAGGTGGTGCTATGAAAGCCATTGGAAGGACGACGGCGGGAGTTGTCTGA